The Poecilia reticulata strain Guanapo linkage group LG13, Guppy_female_1.0+MT, whole genome shotgun sequence genome has a segment encoding these proteins:
- the spartb gene encoding spartin b isoform X1: MEKAKQDAFDNARLQVIKDGYERGFECINKGLSADEAGEKSEALEFYKRGRQHLLRGISVPSGGEECVGSSWESARRMQQKMQETLNNITTRLAMLETSSDLESAPTQSASGGAHVSSGGLYPKLDTKAKPERPAPPCLATGAARGEAASHTAVVPAERPPAYSPQAADGHVSISYGTESGEMSVVGDDFYSRTSTSSSSAQSVGEDGEELLYIPSGVQIFFVTPEGQVSAPSYPGYLRLVKFTSDPSDRMPSRPPAFLQVCDWLYPLMSVNSPVLECNTGVFMFPDMMAPAPGYYVGVVLSSELPAADRALFKNLLSQMTDLRVQAPDEAADSVNLSQKVSIAAPEERERPPAADEAASAETEEEKSLPEWSEKVASGILTGASWLSWGLVKGAEYTGKAIQKGASKLREHITPEDKPTDVSPTVTKSLYVAKQATGGAVKVSQFLVDGVCTVANCVGRELAPHVKKHGGKLIPESMKKDKDGRSNMDGAMVVAASGVQGFATVWNGLEAAAKDITTNVAAETVTTIKHKYGTAAGQATDNAVNSAINVGITAFNIDNLGIKAVVKRTGKQTAQAILEDYKLQDKPPNGKEVEKLTK, from the exons ATGGAGAAGGCCAAACAAGATGCATTTGATAATGCCAGACTCCAAGTGATCAAAGATGGCTATGAAAGAGGGTTTGAGTGCATCAATAAAGGACTGTCAGCAGATGAAGCTGGGGAAAAGTCTGAGGCTCTGGAGTTCTACAAGCGAGGCCGACAGCATCTCCTCAGGGGCATCAGCGTGCCTTCTGGGGGCGAGGAGTGCGTTGGCAGCTCCTGGGAATCGGCCCGGCGAATGCAGCAGAAGATGCAGGAGACGCTGAACAACATCACCACACGCCTTGCCATGCTGGAGACCAGTTCTGACCTCGAGTCTGCACCCACGCAGAGTGCTAGTGGTGGTGCACACGTGTCTTCTGGAGGTCTCTATCCAAAGCTCGACACCAAAGCAAAGCCAGAAAGACCAGCCCCGCCATGCCTCGCCACAGGAGCTGCAAGAGGCGAAGCTGCGAGCCATACTGCGGTGGTTCCAGCTGAGCGACCCCCAGCTTACTCTCCTCAGGCTGCTGATGGCCATGTCTCCATCTCTTATGGCACAGAATCAGGAGAGATGTCAGTGGTCGGGGATGATTTCTATAGTCGTACGTCTACTTCCTCCTCATCTGCCCAGAGTGTGGGTGAGGACGGAGAAGAGCTGCTTTACATCCCTAGTGGTGTTCAGATATTCTTTGTCACACCCGAGGGGCAAGTAAGCGCCCCATCATACCCCGGCTACCTGCGGCTGGTGAAGTTCACCAGTGATCCCTCGGACAGGATGCCCAGTCGACCACCAGCATTTCTGCAG GTGTGTGACTGGCTCTACCCTCTCATGTCTGTGAACTCTCCAGTGCTGGAGTGCAACACCGGAGTTTTTATGTTTCCGGACATGATGGCGCCGGCACCGGGTTACTACGTCGGGGTCGTGTTGTCGTCCGAGCTCCCTGCAGCAGACCGAGCCTTGTTTAAGAACCTGCTCTCTCAGATGACAGACCTCAGGGTTCAG GCCCCAGATGAAGCTGCAGACTCTGTTAATCTCAGTCAGAAGGTATCCATTGCTGCACctgaggagagggagagacCACCTGCAGCTGATGAGGCGGCGTCTGCAGAAACCGAGGAGGAGAAATCTTTGCCTGAGTGGAGTGAAAAAGTGGCGAGTGGGATCTTAACTG GTGCTTCCTGGTTAAGCTGGGGTTTGGTCAAAGGGGCTGAGTACACAGGCAAGGCTATTCAGAAAGGGGCGTCTAAGCTCAGGGAACACATCACTCCAGAGGACAAGCCCACCGATGTGAGCCCCACCGTGACCAAAAGCCTCTACGTGGCCAAGCAAGCAACAGGAGGCGCTGTTAAAGTCAGCCAGTTTCTAG TGGACGGTGTGTGTACTGTGGCTAACTGTGTTGGTCGAGAGTTGGCTCCTCATGTGAAAAAACACGGAGGCAAACTGATCCCTGAGTCCATGAAGAAGGACAAAGACGGGCGCTCAAACATGGACGGAGCGATGGTGGTGGCTGCCAGTGGAGTGCAAG GATTTGCAACTGTTTGGAATGGTTTGGAAGCAGCTGCTAAGGACATCACCACAAATGTTGCAGCAGAAACAGTCACCACCATAAAACATAA GTACGGCACAGCGGCGGGACAAGCCACGGACAACGCTGTAAATTCTGCCATTAATGTCGGTATTACTGCCTTCAACATTGACAACCTGGGGATCAAAGCTGTGGTTAAAAGAACTGGGAAGCAAACGGCACAGGCTATTTTGGAAGACTACAAGCTTCAGGACAAACCACCAAACGGGAAGGAAGTGGAGAAACTCACCAAATAG
- the spartb gene encoding spartin b isoform X3 translates to MEKAKQDAFDNARLQVIKDGYERGFECINKGLSADEAGEKSEALEFYKRGRQHLLRGISVPSGGEECVGSSWESARRMQQKMQETLNNITTRLAMLETSSDLESAPTQSASGGAHVSSGGLYPKLDTKAKPERPAPPCLATGAARGEAASHTAVVPAERPPAYSPQAADGHVSISYGTESGEMSVVGDDFYSRTSTSSSSAQSVGEDGEELLYIPSGVQIFFVTPEGQVSAPSYPGYLRLVKFTSDPSDRMPSRPPAFLQVCDWLYPLMSVNSPVLECNTGVFMFPDMMAPAPGYYVGVVLSSELPAADRALFKNLLSQMTDLRVQAPDEAADSVNLSQKVSIAAPEERERPPAADEAASAETEEEKSLPEWSEKVASGILTGASWLSWGLVKGAEYTGKAIQKGASKLREHITPEDKPTDVSPTVTKSLYVAKQATGGAVKVSQFLVDGVCTVANCVGRELAPHVKKHGGKLIPESMKKDKDGRSNMDGAMVVAASGVQGFATVWNGLEAAAKDITTNVAAETVTTIKHKYRALQNVFDTSNEKNSTAQRRDKPRTTL, encoded by the exons ATGGAGAAGGCCAAACAAGATGCATTTGATAATGCCAGACTCCAAGTGATCAAAGATGGCTATGAAAGAGGGTTTGAGTGCATCAATAAAGGACTGTCAGCAGATGAAGCTGGGGAAAAGTCTGAGGCTCTGGAGTTCTACAAGCGAGGCCGACAGCATCTCCTCAGGGGCATCAGCGTGCCTTCTGGGGGCGAGGAGTGCGTTGGCAGCTCCTGGGAATCGGCCCGGCGAATGCAGCAGAAGATGCAGGAGACGCTGAACAACATCACCACACGCCTTGCCATGCTGGAGACCAGTTCTGACCTCGAGTCTGCACCCACGCAGAGTGCTAGTGGTGGTGCACACGTGTCTTCTGGAGGTCTCTATCCAAAGCTCGACACCAAAGCAAAGCCAGAAAGACCAGCCCCGCCATGCCTCGCCACAGGAGCTGCAAGAGGCGAAGCTGCGAGCCATACTGCGGTGGTTCCAGCTGAGCGACCCCCAGCTTACTCTCCTCAGGCTGCTGATGGCCATGTCTCCATCTCTTATGGCACAGAATCAGGAGAGATGTCAGTGGTCGGGGATGATTTCTATAGTCGTACGTCTACTTCCTCCTCATCTGCCCAGAGTGTGGGTGAGGACGGAGAAGAGCTGCTTTACATCCCTAGTGGTGTTCAGATATTCTTTGTCACACCCGAGGGGCAAGTAAGCGCCCCATCATACCCCGGCTACCTGCGGCTGGTGAAGTTCACCAGTGATCCCTCGGACAGGATGCCCAGTCGACCACCAGCATTTCTGCAG GTGTGTGACTGGCTCTACCCTCTCATGTCTGTGAACTCTCCAGTGCTGGAGTGCAACACCGGAGTTTTTATGTTTCCGGACATGATGGCGCCGGCACCGGGTTACTACGTCGGGGTCGTGTTGTCGTCCGAGCTCCCTGCAGCAGACCGAGCCTTGTTTAAGAACCTGCTCTCTCAGATGACAGACCTCAGGGTTCAG GCCCCAGATGAAGCTGCAGACTCTGTTAATCTCAGTCAGAAGGTATCCATTGCTGCACctgaggagagggagagacCACCTGCAGCTGATGAGGCGGCGTCTGCAGAAACCGAGGAGGAGAAATCTTTGCCTGAGTGGAGTGAAAAAGTGGCGAGTGGGATCTTAACTG GTGCTTCCTGGTTAAGCTGGGGTTTGGTCAAAGGGGCTGAGTACACAGGCAAGGCTATTCAGAAAGGGGCGTCTAAGCTCAGGGAACACATCACTCCAGAGGACAAGCCCACCGATGTGAGCCCCACCGTGACCAAAAGCCTCTACGTGGCCAAGCAAGCAACAGGAGGCGCTGTTAAAGTCAGCCAGTTTCTAG TGGACGGTGTGTGTACTGTGGCTAACTGTGTTGGTCGAGAGTTGGCTCCTCATGTGAAAAAACACGGAGGCAAACTGATCCCTGAGTCCATGAAGAAGGACAAAGACGGGCGCTCAAACATGGACGGAGCGATGGTGGTGGCTGCCAGTGGAGTGCAAG GATTTGCAACTGTTTGGAATGGTTTGGAAGCAGCTGCTAAGGACATCACCACAAATGTTGCAGCAGAAACAGTCACCACCATAAAACATAA ATATAGAGCTCTACAAAACGTCTTTGATACATCTAATGAGAAGAACA GTACGGCACAGCGGCGGGACAAGCCACGGACAACGCTGTAA
- the spartb gene encoding spartin b isoform X2, translating to MEKAKQDAFDNARLQVIKDGYERGFECINKGLSADEAGEKSEALEFYKRGRQHLLRGISVPSGGEECVGSSWESARRMQQKMQETLNNITTRLAMLETSSDLESAPTQSASGGAHVSSGGLYPKLDTKAKPERPAPPCLATGAARGEAASHTAVVPAERPPAYSPQAADGHVSISYGTESGEMSVVGDDFYSRTSTSSSSAQSVGEDGEELLYIPSGVQIFFVTPEGQVSAPSYPGYLRLVKFTSDPSDRMPSRPPAFLQVCDWLYPLMSVNSPVLECNTGVFMFPDMMAPAPGYYVGVVLSSELPAADRALFKNLLSQMTDLRVQAPDEAADSVNLSQKVSIAAPEERERPPAADEAASAETEEEKSLPEWSEKVASGILTGASWLSWGLVKGAEYTGKAIQKGASKLREHITPEDKPTDVSPTVTKSLYVAKQATGGAVKVSQFLVDGVCTVANCVGRELAPHVKKHGGKLIPESMKKDKDGRSNMDGAMVVAASGVQGFATVWNGLEAAAKDITTNVAAETVTTIKHKYRALQNVFDTSNEKNNFSPNLTLLPTWKVRHSGGTSHGQRCKFCH from the exons ATGGAGAAGGCCAAACAAGATGCATTTGATAATGCCAGACTCCAAGTGATCAAAGATGGCTATGAAAGAGGGTTTGAGTGCATCAATAAAGGACTGTCAGCAGATGAAGCTGGGGAAAAGTCTGAGGCTCTGGAGTTCTACAAGCGAGGCCGACAGCATCTCCTCAGGGGCATCAGCGTGCCTTCTGGGGGCGAGGAGTGCGTTGGCAGCTCCTGGGAATCGGCCCGGCGAATGCAGCAGAAGATGCAGGAGACGCTGAACAACATCACCACACGCCTTGCCATGCTGGAGACCAGTTCTGACCTCGAGTCTGCACCCACGCAGAGTGCTAGTGGTGGTGCACACGTGTCTTCTGGAGGTCTCTATCCAAAGCTCGACACCAAAGCAAAGCCAGAAAGACCAGCCCCGCCATGCCTCGCCACAGGAGCTGCAAGAGGCGAAGCTGCGAGCCATACTGCGGTGGTTCCAGCTGAGCGACCCCCAGCTTACTCTCCTCAGGCTGCTGATGGCCATGTCTCCATCTCTTATGGCACAGAATCAGGAGAGATGTCAGTGGTCGGGGATGATTTCTATAGTCGTACGTCTACTTCCTCCTCATCTGCCCAGAGTGTGGGTGAGGACGGAGAAGAGCTGCTTTACATCCCTAGTGGTGTTCAGATATTCTTTGTCACACCCGAGGGGCAAGTAAGCGCCCCATCATACCCCGGCTACCTGCGGCTGGTGAAGTTCACCAGTGATCCCTCGGACAGGATGCCCAGTCGACCACCAGCATTTCTGCAG GTGTGTGACTGGCTCTACCCTCTCATGTCTGTGAACTCTCCAGTGCTGGAGTGCAACACCGGAGTTTTTATGTTTCCGGACATGATGGCGCCGGCACCGGGTTACTACGTCGGGGTCGTGTTGTCGTCCGAGCTCCCTGCAGCAGACCGAGCCTTGTTTAAGAACCTGCTCTCTCAGATGACAGACCTCAGGGTTCAG GCCCCAGATGAAGCTGCAGACTCTGTTAATCTCAGTCAGAAGGTATCCATTGCTGCACctgaggagagggagagacCACCTGCAGCTGATGAGGCGGCGTCTGCAGAAACCGAGGAGGAGAAATCTTTGCCTGAGTGGAGTGAAAAAGTGGCGAGTGGGATCTTAACTG GTGCTTCCTGGTTAAGCTGGGGTTTGGTCAAAGGGGCTGAGTACACAGGCAAGGCTATTCAGAAAGGGGCGTCTAAGCTCAGGGAACACATCACTCCAGAGGACAAGCCCACCGATGTGAGCCCCACCGTGACCAAAAGCCTCTACGTGGCCAAGCAAGCAACAGGAGGCGCTGTTAAAGTCAGCCAGTTTCTAG TGGACGGTGTGTGTACTGTGGCTAACTGTGTTGGTCGAGAGTTGGCTCCTCATGTGAAAAAACACGGAGGCAAACTGATCCCTGAGTCCATGAAGAAGGACAAAGACGGGCGCTCAAACATGGACGGAGCGATGGTGGTGGCTGCCAGTGGAGTGCAAG GATTTGCAACTGTTTGGAATGGTTTGGAAGCAGCTGCTAAGGACATCACCACAAATGTTGCAGCAGAAACAGTCACCACCATAAAACATAA ATATAGAGCTCTACAAAACGTCTTTGATACATCTAATGAGAAGAACA ACTTCTCACCCAATTTGACTCTGCTGCCAACTTGGAAGGTACGGCACAGCGGCGGGACAAGCCACGGACAACGCTGTAAATTCTGCCATTAA